The DNA region CTTTGACAACAGGCGAAAAACTTCCGCGCATTGGCCGCCGTATACGCGGCGACCTCGGCCGGGTCCTCGCCGCGCAGTTCCGCCAGGGTTTCGACGATGAGCGGCAGGTAGGAAGGTTCGTTGCGCTCGAAATCCACGCCCAGGGGCGCGATGGCCGGGCTGTCGGTTTCCACCAGCAGGCGCTCGCGGGACACGCGGATGCAGGCCGTGCGGGCCTTGCGGTTGGCCGGGCGGGTGATGGAGGCGCAAAAGGAAATATGGCAGCCCAGAGTTTCGAAAACAGGCACCATTTCGTGAGAGCCGGTGTAAGCGTGGAGCATCATGAACGGCGGTCGGCGTGCAAGACCGCGCAAAAGCTCCGCCAAGCGGCCAAAAGCCTTG from Deltaproteobacteria bacterium includes:
- a CDS encoding TatD family deoxyribonuclease, which encodes HPVGVGEIGLDNALETRNDAAQEEVFLAQMDLAARYSRPASIHCRKAFGRLAELLRGLARRPPFMMLHAYTGSHEMVPVFETLGCHISFCASITRPANRKARTACIRVSRERLLVETDSPAIAPLGVDFERNEPSYLPLIVETLAELRGEDPAEVAAYTAANARKFFACCQRSAA